The Hydrogenispora ethanolica genome includes the window CGAGACCTGCCGGTTTCTGGTCGCCGACTTCGACAAAGATTCATGGCGGGAGGATGCCCGGGCCTTGCGGGAGATCTGCCGGAGACTCGGCGTTCCGGCCGCCTTGGAACGCTCCCGTTCCGGCAATGGCGGGCACGTCTGGATCTTTTTCAGCGGGCCGGTTCCGGCGGCGCTCGCCCGGAAACTCGGCGCTTATCTGGTGACCGAAACCTTGGAGAGCCGCCCCGAAATCGGGCTCGACTCGTATGACCGGTTCATTCCCGGCCAGGATACCATGCCGCAGGGCGGCTTCGGCAGCCTGATCGCCCTGCCGCTGCAGAAAAAACCGCGGGAGCTGGGGTACAGCGTATTCCTGGACGATCAACTTGAGCCTTACCGGGATCAATGGGCGTTTCTCGCTTCCCTGGAGCGTCTGAGCCCGGAACGGGTGAATGGCATCGTCGATCAAGCGGCCATGGCCGGAAAGATCATCGGCGTTCCGCTGCTGCCGGAGGAGGAGAGCGGCGGCGATCCCTGGCGGAACCGGCCGGCCCGTTCCCAAGGAACGGCCGTGAGCGGCCCGTTCCCCAAAACGCTCACCATCACCGTCAGCAACCAGCTTTATATTCCGAAGGAATCATTGTCGCCGTCGCTGAAGAACCGCCTGATCCAGCTGGCGGCCTTTCAAAACCCGGAGTTCTATAAAGCGCAGGCCATGCGTTTGCCCACCCACGACAAGCCGCGCATCATCAGTTGCGCCGAATCGTTCGCCAAATACATCGGGTTGCCGCGCGGCTGCCGGGACGAGGCGCTGGAATTGCTGACTTCCTGCGGGATTCAGGTGGACTTTCACGAGGAGCGCAATTTCGGCAAACCCATTGATCTGCGTTTTCAAGGAACGCTCCGGCCGGAACAGCAGCGGGCGGCGGAGGCCCTGTTGGCTCAGGAGACGGGCGTTTTGGCGGCGACGACCGCCTTTGGCAAGACGGTCGTCGCCAGCTACCTCATTGCCCAACGGGCCGTTAATACGCTGGTCGTTCTCCACCGGCAGCAATTGCTCGACCAATGGGTGGCCCGCCTTTGTACGTTCTTGAATATTCAGCCGGAACAGATCGGCCGGATCGGCGGCGGGAAGTACCGGCCCGGGGGAATCGTCGATGTGGCGCTCATCCAGAGTCTGGTGAAAGAGAATGCCGTGGCGGAAGTGGTGGCCGACTACGGCCAGCTGATCGTCGACGAATGCCATCATATCTCGGCCTTCAGCTTTGAACAGGTGGCCCGGCATTGCAAGGCCCGCTATGTGGCGGGGCTGTCGGCCACGGTGATCCGGAAGGACGGCCGGCATCCGATTATCTTCATGCAATGCGGCCCGGTCCGCTACCGGGTCGACGCCCGCAAACAAGCGCAGCGGATGCCTTTTGACCACCGGGTGATCCGGCGGGAGACCGGTTTCCAATGGCCCGAACCGGCTCAGAATCCGACGATTCAGGATATCTATACCGCCTTGATCGGAAACGAGCGGCGGAACGACATGATATTCGACGACTGTCTCAAGGCGCTGGAGGCAAAACGTTCGCCGGTCCTGATCACCGAACGCAAAGAACACCTGCAGTACTTCGCCGAACGGCTGGCCAAGTTCGCCAAGAATGTCGTCGTGCTCCAGGGCGGGATGGGCGTGAAGCAGCGCCAGGCGGCGCAGGAGCGACTGGCGGCGATCCCCGCCGACGAAGAGCGGATCATTTTGGCGACCGGGCGCTACCTGGGCGAGGGGTTCGATGACGCCCGGCTCGACACGCTCTTCCTGACGATGCCCATCTCCTGGCAGGGAACCTTAGCTCAGTACGCGGGGAGGTTGCACCGCGAACACGACCGGAAGTCGGAGGTGCTCATCTACGATTACGTCGATTCCGAGGTGCCGGTGCTCCAAAAGATGTGGCAGAAACGGATCAAAGGGTATCAGGCCATCGGCTACCGGATGGACTAAAGAGATACGAACGTTTGCTATGATCGATTGCGACTGGCCGTGACGCTTCGGCCGGTCTTTTCTTTTACGGAGGGACCGATGTCCTTTTCCCGGGCCGGGGATTCGATTATAATGATGGCGAAAGGGGGGAGTCCTTTGTTTGATCTGTTTACGAAAGAGCCCCGGTTGCGGGAGATCCTGGCCTGTTGCCCGGAGCAAGCCGCGCAACGGGCGAAGGTCACCAAAGCGCAGAGCGGAAAGACTATTTTCCGGCAAGGGGAACCGCCGCCTTTTTTCTGCATTTTACTGTCCGGGCATCTGCGGGCCTATTATACCAGCAGTCTCGGAACCAGATATCGGGTATTGATCCATAATCCCGGCGAGATCATGGGAGAGATCGAGATTCTCGAGGGACGCTCCTGCATCTGCACGGTCGAAGCCTTAACGGAATCCACCCTGCTTTGCCTGAACAAAGAGGATTACCTGCAATGGCTGCAGGCGGACCGGAATTTTAATATGTACATCCACCGGCAACTCTGCGACAAGGTCTATCTATTGTCCAAGAAAGGCGCCGAGGACATTCTCTACCCTTTGAAATACCGCCTGCTGAATCTGGTCCATTACCTGCTGGAAGAGAACGACTGGGCTGACGGCGCCGGCGTTCCAATGCGCAAGGAGACGCTGGAAGAAGAGTTGGGAGTGACGGTGCGGAGCATCAACCGGATCATTCGGGAGCTCAAGACCCAGGGAGTGCTCTGCTATGAGCGGGGGTATCTGAAAGTGCTCTCCCGCCAGTTACTGATCCGGGAGATGAATCAGTTTTGAGCAGGTTCCGGGAGGAGGAGATTCGGCATGACCAGTGCGAACGTTTGGGGATTGCTGTGGGGCGTTCTGGCCGGAGCCCTGGCCGGCACGGCCGCGGTCTTTTCGAAAAAGGCCACGGGATGGCGGATTGAGAATATCTGGCTCATCTATTCCTGCTGGTCGCTGGGGTTCTTTCCCGGACTGATCGCCTGGGCCACGATCCCCCATTGGGGGTCGGCGATCCGCGCGACGCCGCTCTTGGTTTTGGTAGCAGTCTTTTTGTTCGGTTGCGGCTGGGGCTTCTCCAACATCGGCTTCGCCATCGGCCTGCAACGGCTGGGGCTGGCCCTGACTTCGGTGCTCATCATCGGCCTCGGCAATGCTATCGGCGCCATGGTTCCGTTGCTCTGGAGCCACGGGGAAGTATGGGGCGGGCCGGTCGGCTTGGCGATCAGCGCCGGGGTTTTCATCACGTTGGTCGGGATTATTCTGTGTTCCATCGCCACCTGGGAGAAGAAAGGGACTGATGTGGACCGCTCCCTCCGGGATGGGGGCCGTGTGGCCCGGGGAATCGCGATCTGCGTTGCCTCCGGGATCCTCAGCTCCTTATTCAATCTTGCGTTGATGGTGGGAGAGCCGTTGGAACGCCAGGCGGTGCGCCTGGGCGCTTTGCCGCGGGATGCGGCCAACGCTACCTGGGGGCTGGCGCTTTTCGGGGGCTTGTTCGTGACGGCGGGCTATTGCATTCTGCAATTCCGGCGCAACCATAGTTGGCGTATGTACCGGTCGCCGGGTACCGGCGCCAATTGGGGCTATACTTTTTTGATGGGATTGTTCTGGTTCGGCGGAGTCGTCCTGTACGGCATGTCGGTGCGCAGTTTGGGAGAGTTTGGCCCCTCCATCGGCTGGCCGATCTTTCAAAGCCTGCAAATCGCCATGGCCAACGGGTGGGGAATAATCACCGGCGAATGGCGGAATCTGAGCCGGGGCGCGCTGTGGACCCGCGGCGCCGGATTGGCTGTGCTGTTCCTGGGGATCGCCGTCATCGGCTGGGCGAGTACCTTATAACCTCCCGCGATAGGGCCGGTCGCAAATGTTAAATTAAAGTAAATAAAAGACACGAGATATTGCCATTTTTAGGAATTCGGATATGATGGAATCGTCCTATAGGGGATTTTTGCCATACGCGAGAATGGCATCTTCTTTTAATGGAGCGCTGCTCGCTCCGGGCTTAAAACCGAAAATGCCCCGGATCCGGGGTGGAGGGGACGGTTGCAAGGCATGAAGAACGGCTTTTTGACGATCCTGATTATTTTTTTGATCGCCATGAGTTATCTGCAGACTGCGCCTGCGGGTGAGCTGCCCGATGTTAGCGCGTGGTTCCGGCACGTCCAGGGTTCCGGCAAAATCGT containing:
- a CDS encoding TOTE conflict system archaeo-eukaryotic primase domain-containing protein, whose product is MSTKDLSLQLKDQLAAAERRLNELDRERQTLLDRIQALQQELRAFPPDSTPTVESGAAHAADWGKGISNLSPPEVKVALFRSLFQGRADVYARRWENRKTGKSGYAPVCQKEWLPGLCNKPSVKCGECPHRSFPPLTEDVVRNHLEGKLILGLYPLLPDETCRFLVADFDKDSWREDARALREICRRLGVPAALERSRSGNGGHVWIFFSGPVPAALARKLGAYLVTETLESRPEIGLDSYDRFIPGQDTMPQGGFGSLIALPLQKKPRELGYSVFLDDQLEPYRDQWAFLASLERLSPERVNGIVDQAAMAGKIIGVPLLPEEESGGDPWRNRPARSQGTAVSGPFPKTLTITVSNQLYIPKESLSPSLKNRLIQLAAFQNPEFYKAQAMRLPTHDKPRIISCAESFAKYIGLPRGCRDEALELLTSCGIQVDFHEERNFGKPIDLRFQGTLRPEQQRAAEALLAQETGVLAATTAFGKTVVASYLIAQRAVNTLVVLHRQQLLDQWVARLCTFLNIQPEQIGRIGGGKYRPGGIVDVALIQSLVKENAVAEVVADYGQLIVDECHHISAFSFEQVARHCKARYVAGLSATVIRKDGRHPIIFMQCGPVRYRVDARKQAQRMPFDHRVIRRETGFQWPEPAQNPTIQDIYTALIGNERRNDMIFDDCLKALEAKRSPVLITERKEHLQYFAERLAKFAKNVVVLQGGMGVKQRQAAQERLAAIPADEERIILATGRYLGEGFDDARLDTLFLTMPISWQGTLAQYAGRLHREHDRKSEVLIYDYVDSEVPVLQKMWQKRIKGYQAIGYRMD
- a CDS encoding Crp/Fnr family transcriptional regulator — translated: MFDLFTKEPRLREILACCPEQAAQRAKVTKAQSGKTIFRQGEPPPFFCILLSGHLRAYYTSSLGTRYRVLIHNPGEIMGEIEILEGRSCICTVEALTESTLLCLNKEDYLQWLQADRNFNMYIHRQLCDKVYLLSKKGAEDILYPLKYRLLNLVHYLLEENDWADGAGVPMRKETLEEELGVTVRSINRIIRELKTQGVLCYERGYLKVLSRQLLIREMNQF
- a CDS encoding L-rhamnose/proton symporter RhaT; translated protein: MTSANVWGLLWGVLAGALAGTAAVFSKKATGWRIENIWLIYSCWSLGFFPGLIAWATIPHWGSAIRATPLLVLVAVFLFGCGWGFSNIGFAIGLQRLGLALTSVLIIGLGNAIGAMVPLLWSHGEVWGGPVGLAISAGVFITLVGIILCSIATWEKKGTDVDRSLRDGGRVARGIAICVASGILSSLFNLALMVGEPLERQAVRLGALPRDAANATWGLALFGGLFVTAGYCILQFRRNHSWRMYRSPGTGANWGYTFLMGLFWFGGVVLYGMSVRSLGEFGPSIGWPIFQSLQIAMANGWGIITGEWRNLSRGALWTRGAGLAVLFLGIAVIGWASTL